The genomic window AGTAATTAATACTACTTTTTCATCAAAACGATTGCTCATTGAAAATTTCCCCCTTTATTATTATCATCGAAAACGATAAATTACATAGTTATAAGATCTATCTTCAATTTACTCTCATATAAAATATCTCAAATTAAGGATATACTGCATTGTAATGGCAACTTTTTCCCCTTACTCCCCTGATAATACAAGTAATCCCCTATAAATTAATCGCAAAGAACCATTGCTTGTTTCAACTTGATGTAAAAAATCGATCTTCATAATTTATTATTGAGCCGTATACCCACCATCAACGGTTAAACTATTACCAGTCATGAATGAAGAATCATCACAAGCCATAAATAATACAGCTTTTGCCATTTCTTCTGCTTTACCAAGACGTTTTACAGGTGTAGCTGCAGCTAAAACTTGCTTGCTTTCTTCAGGAATAATTGGTGTATCAATAAAACCAGGGCATAATGCGTTAACACGAATATTTTGTTCTGCATATTCAAGTGCAAGTGAACGAGTTAAGTTAACTACGCCACCTTTTGCTGCGTTATAAGCTGCTGAACCAGGTGAACCAACCAAACCGAACATAGATGCCGTATTAACAATCGTACCGCCACCTGTTTTTAACATTTCACGAATGGATTCACGTGCGACTAAGAAAACACCATCTAAGTCAACATTTACGGTATTACGCCATTCAGAGTACTCTAAACTATGTGAAGGATGAACACGGCCGATACCCGCATTGTTGAAGACAACATCTACTTTGCCGAACGTTTCAACGGTTTGTTTAAAGACATTTGCGACATCTTCTTCACTCGTAATATTTGCTTTAATAAAAAGAGCTTCAGCATTAAGCGCTTTCAATTCAGCCTCAAAAGCTTTCCCTTTTTCCTCATTTAAATCAACAAGAACCACTTTGGCTCCTTCAGAAACGAATAAACGTGCTGTTGCTGCCCCAATACCTGATACCCCACCAGTGATCACGGCTACTTTATCTTGTAATTTTCCCATTCTAGATTCCTCCCTGTATTTAAGTTCCCCTACTACATTTTCGTGAAAAAGGCTAGACAGTTTTTCAATCTGTACTATTTTGTTCACAATTTAATTTTACTACTTTGTTCACATTTAACAATCATTAAGATATCATTAAGTGTCTACTTATTAGACACATAAGGTAAATCTGTCTATTTTGAGGGGGAATTCACCATGGGAAAAGAACAAAATACGACATCTATGCGACAAAATCGGACAAAAGAACATCTAAAGCAAGCATTAATTGATCTCATAAAAGAAAAGGGTTACCATTCCGTTACTGTAAAAGACATTGTTGATTATGCCGCTTATAATCGCAGTACCTTTTATGTCCATTACTTAGATAAAATGGAAATCGCTGAAGATTTGCTTTTTTCTATGCTAGAAGGGTTAGAAGATTCAGTTGGCAAACCATATGTAACGGGTCAGAAAGTTTATACAGCCAAGCTAAATGAACCATCTTTTAATATTGTTTCTTATATTTATAAAAACCGGCACTTTTTTGAACTGATTAACTATGATGACACATTACCAGGACTACATACACGGTTTCCTCAAACGATCTTAAAAATCTATAAAGAACAATTTATTTTTGAAACAATCAACAATATCCCTGTCAATATGGATTATTTTAAAAGTTATACAGCCTATGGCTTTTACGGACTTATTAAAAATTGGATCCAAAATGGCTTCAAAGAAACGAAAGAGACATTTATCCAAGAAGTCATAGATCTTACGAAAACACATATTTACGCAGTTGAGTTTATTGGTAAAAATTAAAATGGCTTTGTATCTCAATAATCAATGAGAATGCCATTAAGTAAATTAACAAAAAATACAGGTGAACAAAATGACGATTAAAAGTGAAGAGGATATCGTTAGAATCATTAGTGAAGATACCTGGATGATGGTTTTATTAAAAACAGTTAAAACATTGAACCTTCCCGATTGGTGGATATGTGCAGGTTTTGTGCGTTCAAAAATATGGGATGTGTTACACGATTTTTCTGAAAGAACGCCAATTCCCGATATTGATGTTATTTATTTTGATTCTACCAATTTGGATGAATTAGAGGAAAAGAGTTTAGAAGAAAAATTAAATCATCTTATGCCTGGTATTCCTTGGTCTGTCAAGAATCAGGCAAGAATGCACGTGATTAATAATTTGCTGCCTTATACCTCTTCTATTGATGGAATTTCGAAGTTTCCTGAAACCGTTACAGCTTTGGGGGTTAAGCTAGATGGCAATGACAATGTTATTCTGGCAGCCCCTTGGGGAATCAATGATGTCGTCAATTTAGAAGTCAAACCTACCCCGTATTTTGCTGAGACAAAGGAACGAATGGAAATCTATGAAAATCGAGTGGCAAAAAAGGCTTGGGATTCGATTTGGCATAAAGTAAATATTTTTCGTTACTAAGAATTCAAAAAGAGCAGAATGATAAAGCATTCTGCTCCTCTCATTTTAAACCTCTAAATAATTCCTCATTAAATAAGAAATCCACTTACACTCCGGATGATTTCGAATATTTTCATTTAGGCCTTTTACAATCGCGGGACTTAAAGTCGGATCGATCATCTGTTGCTTTAAGAGAATTAATGACTCCTTTTCAATTGGATCTTCAATATCCGCGATTTTTTCTTCCATCATTTCAATCAACTGTTCCTTTGTTATTTCTTCATTTATCGGCTGCTTAAGAATTTCAAATAGATCTTTCGAAATGAATGGGATCGTTACTTGCTTTGCCAGTAGATTTGTTTTTTCCACGAGCGATTGAGAAAGAAGATTCAAGTCTTGCGGTGAGCTACTGAATAGAAAAAGCTTTGAATAAGTATGCATAAACCCTTTAATACAAAAAATTAAATCATATTTTATCTGTTCGATGGATTTTCCGTATAAACGTTCAATCAGCATTAATATCGTTTTGTCGATCAGCGTGTCGTAATAACGCATTTTTAAAAAGAAATCTTTATTAAACGAATGGGACTGCTCTTTCATGAGGATTTTTGCAAAAGCAAAATGCTCGTGAAAAGAGTGAAAGGTTGCATGATAAAACTCATATAAAAGATTATCATTCGTATTTCTGACTATATGGTCAATATCAGCTGTGAACCGCATCATAAATTGGTCAATGATGGCTAAGATTAATTCATCCTTTGATTTAAAAGATAAGTAAAATGCACCTTTAGAAATCCCGCAATAATCTGTGATTTGTTGGACGGTTGTGGCATCGAATCCTTGAGTTGCAAAAAGCTCTAGTGCTTTTTCCATAATTAACTGTTTCTTCATCATTTTTTAACATCCGCTCCTAGGACTTTCGTTGACAAATGACTTATCGGTCATTATTATAAGGAATTAGGACTGATTAGTCAATTAAGGGCAGGTGTAGATGTGAAAGGGTTAGTAAACTTTGTTTTGAAGAATAAACTAGCAGTTTGGCTGCTGACTATTATTATAACCGTTTCGGGAATTTATTCAGGAACACGTATGAAAATGGAGATGATTCCGGATATTTCCATTCCCTTTTTAATGGTGATGGACGTATATCCTGGGGCTACTCCCGAGCAAGTGATGAATGATGTGTCGATCCCTTTAGAAAAAGCAGTTGAGGGATTGGATCATGTAAAATCTGTTAATTCTAATTCATATTCGAATTTTGCTAATATTCAAGTGGAATATGAATACGGTATTGATATGGATGAGGCGAAGCGGGCTTTGGATTCTGCGATTGATGCAGTGAAATTGCCTGAAGGCGCCCAAAAGCCTACCATTACGGCTATAAGCATGAATATGATGCCAGTTGTAGCCCTAAGTGTAAGCAGCACGAAAGAGGACATTGTTGAATTAACGTCAACAGTGGAGGAAGTTTTACTCCCAAAAATCGATAAAATCGATGGTGTTGCCTCTGCCACGATCACAGGGCAGCACATTGAAGAAGTTGACCTTACTTATAATAAGGAAAAAATGGCTAACCTAGGCTTAACGGAAGATTCCGTCAAGCAAATGATTCAAGCAAGTAATCTCGGTATTTCTTTAGGACTTTATGAATTTGAAGAAGGCGAGCAAGCTGTAGCGATAGACGGCAAGTTCACGACTGTTGACGAATTAAAGGAAATGCTCATTCCTGTTACGCCATCAGCTACACAGCCTTTACCATTTGTGAAGCTTAGTGATATTGCCTCTATTCAAGTAGTAGGGAAGGTACAATCAGTTTCCCGGACAAATGGGAATGATGCGATTGCTATTCAAATTGTCAAAACCCAACAGGGTAACACAGTTGATGTTGTAAACAGTGTGAAGGAATTAATTAAAGAAGAGAAGAAAAGAATTGATGGGATCGTTATCGATGTAACGCTTGATCAAGGGAAACCAATTGAAGAGTCTGTCACTACGATGGTTGAAAAAGCGTTATTTGGCGGTCTAATTGCAGTATTGATTATTCTCCTGTTCTTAAGAGATTTCAAATCGACCATTATTTCGATTATATCTATTCCGGTTTCAATTTTAATGGCTATGTTAATCTTAAATTGGATGGATATTACGCTAAATATTATGACGCTTGGAGCGATTACTGTTGCCATTGGCCGTGTTATTGATGACTCCATCGTTGTGGTTGAAAATATTTACCGCCGCCTGCATTTAAGAGGTGAGAAACTTACAGGGCGTGCACTCATTCGTGAATCAACGATTGAAATGTTTAGGCCAATCATGTCGTCAACCATCGTCACGGTTGCCGTATTCGCACCACTTATTTTTGTTGGTGGGATGGTCGGCGAGTTGTTTATGCCGTTCGCGTTAACGATGTCATTTGCACTCGGAGCATCATTAATTGTTGCGATTACAATTGTTCCAACATTATCTCACTTTTTATTCAGAAAGAAGCTATATAGTGAAAAGACGGAAAGCAGACATAAAGAGGCTGGAAGATTATCCAACTGGTACAAAGGATTCCTTGAAAAAACTCTTAATCATAAAGTGATTACTTCCATTCTTGCCTTTGTTTTATTAGCAGGGAGTTTGGCGTTAACACCATTGATTGGTTTTAGCTTTATGGGCAGTGAAGAGGATAAAGTAATGTATTTAACATACACGCCTAAAGCGGGAGAGCTGCCTGAGGAAACATTAGAAAATATTCAAGTAATGGAAGAGAAAATGCTTGAACATGATGATATTGATATCGTTCAAGTATCTGTTACGGAAAGCGGAGACCAGCAAGCAGCCATGATGGGCGGCGGGGGAAAAGGCGGGTTAATGTATCTTATCTTTGATCCCGAAATGGAGAACTTCCCAGAGGTCCGAGAAGACATAGAAGAGTATATGAAGAATATTGGACAGTCTGGTGAATGGAAGAGCCAGAACTTCTCTTCGATGTCCATGTCAACAAATCAAGTTAGCTATACTTTTTACAGTGAAGATCTAAATAAACTGAACAAATCAGTAAAAATAGTTGAAGATGCATTAAAGGAAATTAAAGGTTTAAAAGATGTTTCTTCTAGTGCAGAGGATGCATACGTTGAATACACCTTTAAAGTGGCACAAGATGAATTATTAAAGTATGGATTAACAACAGGGCAAATTGTCATGATGTTAAGCCCAGAAAAAACAAAGAATGTGTTGACCACGATTGAAAAAGAAGGAAACGCCTTAAATGTCATCGTTCAGCAGGAACAAACAGCTCAGCCAAAATCAATTGATGATATATTGGAAAAACAAGTACCAACACCATTTGGTACGACCATGCCTCTTTCTGAGCTTGTGACTGTTGAGAAAGGTACAACATTAAATACTCTGGCTCGCAGTAAGGGTGAATACTATGCTAGCGTTTCAGGTACGATCACTAGTAAGGATATATCCAAAGCAACAGCTGAAGCAGATAAAACAATTGATAAATTAGATCTTCCTAAAGGGGTCACAGTTGATGTGGGCGGCGTTGCAGCAGACATGCAGGAAACCTTTACACAGCTTGGTATAGCCATGCTTGCGGCGATTGCCATTGTGTATTTTGTTCTAGTTGTCACATTTGGTGAGGGTCTTGCACCATTTGCAATTCTTTTCTCACTGCCATTTACAGTTATTGGATCATTTGTAGGATTATTAATTGCGGGTGAAACCATTTCTGTATCTGTCATGATGGGGCTGTTAATGTTAATCGGAATTGTAGTAACGAATGCGATCGTTCTCGTAGACCGAATCATTAGGATGGAACGTACGGGGATGGTTATGCGTGAAGCGGTTCTTGAAGCAGGCGCAACACGTTTACGTCCTATTCTCATGACAGCCATCGCAACGATTGGTGCGCTAGTGCCATTAGCCTTTGGTGCAGGCGGAGGCGGCTTGATTTCGAAAGGCCTGGCCATTACGGTAATCGGCGGATTAATAAGCTCTACACTATTAACATTAATCATCGTTCCGATCGTTTATGAAGTATTGTCCAAGATGTTTAAGAAAAACCGTATGGAAATAGAAGAGAATTAATGAAGAAGCCCCACAAGATGAGTAAAATCATCTTG from Bacillus sp. DTU_2020_1000418_1_SI_GHA_SEK_038 includes these protein-coding regions:
- a CDS encoding efflux RND transporter permease subunit, which encodes MKGLVNFVLKNKLAVWLLTIIITVSGIYSGTRMKMEMIPDISIPFLMVMDVYPGATPEQVMNDVSIPLEKAVEGLDHVKSVNSNSYSNFANIQVEYEYGIDMDEAKRALDSAIDAVKLPEGAQKPTITAISMNMMPVVALSVSSTKEDIVELTSTVEEVLLPKIDKIDGVASATITGQHIEEVDLTYNKEKMANLGLTEDSVKQMIQASNLGISLGLYEFEEGEQAVAIDGKFTTVDELKEMLIPVTPSATQPLPFVKLSDIASIQVVGKVQSVSRTNGNDAIAIQIVKTQQGNTVDVVNSVKELIKEEKKRIDGIVIDVTLDQGKPIEESVTTMVEKALFGGLIAVLIILLFLRDFKSTIISIISIPVSILMAMLILNWMDITLNIMTLGAITVAIGRVIDDSIVVVENIYRRLHLRGEKLTGRALIRESTIEMFRPIMSSTIVTVAVFAPLIFVGGMVGELFMPFALTMSFALGASLIVAITIVPTLSHFLFRKKLYSEKTESRHKEAGRLSNWYKGFLEKTLNHKVITSILAFVLLAGSLALTPLIGFSFMGSEEDKVMYLTYTPKAGELPEETLENIQVMEEKMLEHDDIDIVQVSVTESGDQQAAMMGGGGKGGLMYLIFDPEMENFPEVREDIEEYMKNIGQSGEWKSQNFSSMSMSTNQVSYTFYSEDLNKLNKSVKIVEDALKEIKGLKDVSSSAEDAYVEYTFKVAQDELLKYGLTTGQIVMMLSPEKTKNVLTTIEKEGNALNVIVQQEQTAQPKSIDDILEKQVPTPFGTTMPLSELVTVEKGTTLNTLARSKGEYYASVSGTITSKDISKATAEADKTIDKLDLPKGVTVDVGGVAADMQETFTQLGIAMLAAIAIVYFVLVVTFGEGLAPFAILFSLPFTVIGSFVGLLIAGETISVSVMMGLLMLIGIVVTNAIVLVDRIIRMERTGMVMREAVLEAGATRLRPILMTAIATIGALVPLAFGAGGGGLISKGLAITVIGGLISSTLLTLIIVPIVYEVLSKMFKKNRMEIEEN
- a CDS encoding nucleotidyltransferase family protein, translated to MTIKSEEDIVRIISEDTWMMVLLKTVKTLNLPDWWICAGFVRSKIWDVLHDFSERTPIPDIDVIYFDSTNLDELEEKSLEEKLNHLMPGIPWSVKNQARMHVINNLLPYTSSIDGISKFPETVTALGVKLDGNDNVILAAPWGINDVVNLEVKPTPYFAETKERMEIYENRVAKKAWDSIWHKVNIFRY
- a CDS encoding TetR/AcrR family transcriptional regulator, whose protein sequence is MMKKQLIMEKALELFATQGFDATTVQQITDYCGISKGAFYLSFKSKDELILAIIDQFMMRFTADIDHIVRNTNDNLLYEFYHATFHSFHEHFAFAKILMKEQSHSFNKDFFLKMRYYDTLIDKTILMLIERLYGKSIEQIKYDLIFCIKGFMHTYSKLFLFSSSPQDLNLLSQSLVEKTNLLAKQVTIPFISKDLFEILKQPINEEITKEQLIEMMEEKIADIEDPIEKESLILLKQQMIDPTLSPAIVKGLNENIRNHPECKWISYLMRNYLEV
- a CDS encoding SDR family NAD(P)-dependent oxidoreductase; the encoded protein is MGKLQDKVAVITGGVSGIGAATARLFVSEGAKVVLVDLNEEKGKAFEAELKALNAEALFIKANITSEEDVANVFKQTVETFGKVDVVFNNAGIGRVHPSHSLEYSEWRNTVNVDLDGVFLVARESIREMLKTGGGTIVNTASMFGLVGSPGSAAYNAAKGGVVNLTRSLALEYAEQNIRVNALCPGFIDTPIIPEESKQVLAAATPVKRLGKAEEMAKAVLFMACDDSSFMTGNSLTVDGGYTAQ
- a CDS encoding TetR/AcrR family transcriptional regulator, which produces MGKEQNTTSMRQNRTKEHLKQALIDLIKEKGYHSVTVKDIVDYAAYNRSTFYVHYLDKMEIAEDLLFSMLEGLEDSVGKPYVTGQKVYTAKLNEPSFNIVSYIYKNRHFFELINYDDTLPGLHTRFPQTILKIYKEQFIFETINNIPVNMDYFKSYTAYGFYGLIKNWIQNGFKETKETFIQEVIDLTKTHIYAVEFIGKN